In a single window of the Gemmatimonadota bacterium genome:
- a CDS encoding SAM-dependent methyltransferase, with translation MTSARVGASFRDPDGVFYLLDGAPRRQLHASYASDWALLHSSGLLDALWRADLLIPHREVSLYDRLDERAVAVIAPDQIPFISYPYEWSQSQLLAAAQLTLQVQLLALQHGMALKDASAFNVQFIGAGALFIDTLSFAAYVPGTPWAAYRQFCQHFLGPLALMRHTDVRLRDLSRTHIDGPPLDLVSRLLPRSTWLQPSLLAHIHLHARGIAQHAESPRPAAAGRGVTRDGLQALLEHLQSSVAALTWQGRRTEWGGYGASDGYSAAAQQAKEAFVRTTATQHRPRTAFDLGANTGRYSELVADSGAQVTAIDGDAGAIEALLTRLQAAGRTDILPLWVDLTNPSPSQGWAHDERMSLEARGPADLVLALALVHHLAIGNNLPLDAILAFLMRLGHRVVIEWVPKSDPQAQRLLVSREDIFTDYTEARFVAACEQHGRIEAREALPESARILFTVVPR, from the coding sequence ATGACCAGCGCGCGGGTCGGCGCATCGTTCCGGGATCCGGACGGCGTCTTCTATCTCCTGGATGGCGCCCCGCGCCGGCAACTCCACGCGAGTTACGCCAGCGACTGGGCGTTGCTGCATTCGTCCGGACTACTCGATGCGCTCTGGCGCGCCGACCTGCTGATTCCGCATCGCGAAGTCTCGCTCTACGACCGGCTCGACGAGCGCGCCGTTGCGGTCATCGCGCCCGATCAGATCCCCTTCATCTCCTATCCGTACGAGTGGAGCCAGAGCCAGTTGCTGGCCGCGGCGCAACTCACCTTGCAGGTGCAACTGCTCGCCTTGCAGCATGGGATGGCGCTGAAGGATGCCTCGGCGTTCAACGTGCAGTTCATCGGCGCCGGCGCGCTTTTTATTGACACCCTCTCGTTCGCGGCGTACGTACCTGGCACGCCGTGGGCGGCGTACCGCCAGTTCTGTCAGCACTTTCTCGGTCCGCTCGCCCTGATGCGTCACACCGATGTGCGGCTGCGAGACTTGTCGCGTACTCACATCGATGGTCCGCCACTCGATCTGGTGAGTCGCCTGCTGCCGCGCAGCACCTGGCTGCAGCCATCATTGCTCGCCCACATTCATCTGCACGCACGCGGTATCGCGCAACACGCCGAGTCGCCCCGCCCTGCCGCGGCGGGGCGCGGCGTCACCCGCGACGGATTGCAGGCGCTGCTCGAACATCTGCAGTCGAGCGTGGCGGCGCTGACCTGGCAGGGACGCCGCACCGAATGGGGCGGTTATGGCGCGTCCGACGGCTACAGTGCGGCAGCGCAGCAAGCCAAGGAAGCGTTCGTGCGCACGACCGCGACGCAGCACCGGCCGCGCACCGCCTTCGACCTCGGCGCCAACACCGGTCGGTACAGCGAACTCGTTGCCGACAGTGGCGCTCAGGTGACGGCGATTGACGGCGACGCTGGCGCGATTGAGGCACTGCTGACGCGGCTGCAGGCGGCGGGGCGTACCGATATCCTGCCGCTCTGGGTCGACCTCACCAATCCCTCGCCCTCGCAGGGGTGGGCGCACGACGAGCGGATGTCACTTGAGGCGCGCGGCCCGGCCGATCTGGTGCTCGCGCTGGCGCTGGTGCATCACCTTGCCATCGGCAACAACCTGCCACTCGATGCTATCCTCGCATTCCTGATGCGACTCGGTCACCGGGTGGTGATCGAGTGGGTGCCCAAGAGCGATCCGCAGGCGCAGCGGTTGCTGGTGAGCCGCGAGGACATCTTCACGGACTATACCGAGGCGCGGTTCGTTGCCGCCTGCGAGCAGCACGGCCGGATCGAAGCGCGCGAAGCGTTGCCGGAGAGTGCGCGCATCCTGTTCACGGTCGTGCCACGATGA
- a CDS encoding tetratricopeptide repeat protein, translated as MLRHRLRGTRNLLAGVLVATVAAVSGGTTLLNFFAQDDVPLIIEDDRAQDLGKFKRIFTEAYWPAPYQRDLYRPLTSLLIATEWKLGRGVPFSFKCVQLAIYSASAIAVLILALQLLPWWGALVAALFFAVHPVHVEAVALAVNQAEVMVGLICALAVAWYVNRRREGPLGWGAAVGLGLTTLIAAHFKETGLMLAPLLVAAELFVMPASPGRWRMVRPVWLVQFLAAEVVVVIRSFIQTDRLSGTFTAEVFEKSTLFNRFETMLAVVPEWLRLHLWPATLQADYSPRVIVQATGWGYDQWLGLAIIGLIGVLAVRLRQRAPMILFGMAWVTIGLFPVSNVLIPTGIAMAERTLFLSSIGAMIAIVAFALEGVRVVAPERRVLVQRALAVVVVMVTVLGASRSWSRHKIWRNSMSMWGQTIIDAPESYRAWVAFGTLVYRRESTERGILAYRIALKLYDKSEGPMIQLAEWYRQAEKCPEAIPLYRQALALRDFAPAMASLAACLTWEGRYREAQQVALTGMKTGMYGGIFHIWFRTALEAERQHTPAHTLRFPKGHEYLFDKPTPNAAGEQMGGKLLP; from the coding sequence ATGCTCCGTCACCGACTCCGCGGTACCCGCAATCTCCTCGCGGGCGTGCTGGTTGCCACGGTCGCCGCCGTGAGTGGCGGAACGACGCTTCTCAACTTCTTCGCGCAGGACGACGTCCCCCTCATTATCGAGGACGATCGGGCCCAGGACCTGGGGAAGTTCAAGCGGATCTTTACCGAGGCCTACTGGCCGGCTCCCTACCAGCGCGACCTCTACCGCCCACTGACCTCCCTGCTCATTGCCACCGAATGGAAGCTCGGCCGCGGGGTTCCCTTCTCCTTCAAGTGTGTCCAGCTCGCCATCTATAGTGCGTCGGCGATCGCGGTCCTGATCCTCGCGCTGCAGCTCCTCCCCTGGTGGGGGGCGCTGGTCGCCGCACTTTTCTTTGCCGTCCACCCGGTCCATGTGGAGGCAGTCGCGCTCGCGGTGAATCAGGCCGAGGTGATGGTCGGGCTGATCTGCGCCCTGGCCGTTGCGTGGTATGTCAATCGACGGCGGGAAGGGCCGCTGGGGTGGGGCGCCGCCGTCGGGCTGGGGCTCACCACCCTGATTGCGGCACATTTCAAGGAAACCGGACTGATGCTCGCGCCGCTGCTGGTGGCGGCCGAGCTCTTCGTGATGCCGGCGTCGCCGGGACGCTGGCGGATGGTGCGACCGGTCTGGCTGGTGCAGTTCCTCGCAGCTGAAGTGGTGGTGGTGATCCGCTCCTTCATCCAGACCGACCGGCTCAGCGGGACCTTCACGGCCGAGGTCTTCGAGAAGAGCACTCTCTTCAACCGCTTCGAGACGATGCTCGCGGTGGTGCCAGAATGGCTTCGGCTCCACCTCTGGCCCGCCACCTTGCAGGCCGATTACTCCCCCCGGGTGATCGTGCAGGCCACCGGCTGGGGCTACGACCAGTGGCTCGGCCTCGCGATCATCGGGCTCATCGGAGTGCTCGCGGTCCGGCTGCGGCAGCGCGCGCCGATGATTCTCTTCGGGATGGCGTGGGTCACGATCGGCCTCTTCCCGGTGAGCAACGTGCTGATCCCGACCGGGATCGCGATGGCGGAGCGGACCCTCTTCCTCTCGAGCATCGGAGCAATGATCGCGATCGTGGCCTTCGCTCTCGAGGGAGTGCGGGTCGTGGCGCCGGAACGCCGGGTGCTGGTGCAACGGGCGCTGGCGGTGGTGGTCGTGATGGTCACGGTACTGGGTGCTTCTCGCAGCTGGTCGCGTCACAAGATCTGGCGCAATTCGATGTCGATGTGGGGCCAGACGATTATCGATGCGCCCGAGAGCTACCGGGCCTGGGTGGCCTTCGGGACCCTGGTCTATCGGCGGGAGTCGACCGAGCGGGGGATCCTCGCCTACCGGATTGCCCTCAAGCTTTACGACAAGTCCGAAGGGCCGATGATCCAGCTCGCCGAGTGGTACCGACAGGCAGAGAAGTGCCCCGAGGCAATTCCGCTCTATCGCCAGGCCCTCGCCCTCCGGGATTTCGCTCCGGCGATGGCGAGTCTGGCGGCGTGCCTCACCTGGGAGGGCCGGTACCGTGAGGCCCAGCAGGTGGCGCTGACGGGGATGAAGACCGGGATGTATGGCGGGATCTTCCATATCTGGTTCCGGACCGCGCTCGAGGCGGAACGGCAGCACACCCCGGCTCACACCCTGCGATTCCCGAAGGGGCACGAATACCTGTTCGACAAGCCGACACCGAACGCGGCGGGCGAGCAGATGGGGGGCAAGCTCCTCCCCTGA
- a CDS encoding prepilin-type N-terminal cleavage/methylation domain-containing protein — translation MLSNNKKGFTLIELLIVVVIIGILAAIAIPKFAATKDKAKLASVKTDLRNIMTAQEAYFSDYATYTGTVPTTLFAPSTGNTASHSGTASSFTSTVTNSSITTNPKQCTVTVGSGTATDGQIACS, via the coding sequence ATGCTGTCCAACAACAAGAAGGGCTTCACCCTGATCGAGCTCCTCATCGTCGTCGTGATCATCGGCATTCTGGCCGCGATCGCGATCCCGAAGTTCGCCGCCACCAAGGACAAGGCGAAGCTGGCGTCGGTGAAGACCGACCTGCGCAACATCATGACCGCGCAGGAAGCGTACTTCTCTGACTACGCCACCTACACCGGCACGGTGCCGACCACGCTGTTCGCCCCGTCGACCGGCAACACCGCGTCGCACAGCGGCACGGCGTCGTCCTTCACCTCGACCGTGACGAACAGCAGCATCACGACCAACCCGAAGCAGTGCACCGTGACGGTTGGCTCGGGCACGGCGACCGACGGCCAGATCGCCTGCAGCTGA
- a CDS encoding prepilin-type N-terminal cleavage/methylation domain-containing protein, which translates to MLANNKKGFTLIELLIVVVIIGILAAIAIPKFAATKDKAKLASVKTDLRNIMTAQEAYFSDYATYTGTVPTTLFAPSTGNTASHSGTASSFTSTVTNSSITTNPKQCTVTVGSGTATDGQIACS; encoded by the coding sequence ATGCTGGCCAACAACAAGAAGGGCTTCACCCTGATCGAGCTCCTCATCGTCGTCGTGATCATCGGCATTCTGGCCGCGATCGCGATCCCGAAGTTCGCCGCCACCAAGGACAAGGCGAAGCTGGCGTCGGTGAAGACCGACCTGCGCAACATCATGACCGCGCAGGAAGCGTACTTCTCTGACTACGCCACCTACACCGGCACGGTGCCGACCACGCTGTTCGCCCCGTCGACCGGCAACACCGCGTCGCACAGCGGCACGGCGTCGTCCTTCACCTCGACCGTGACGAACAGCAGCATCACGACCAACCCGAAGCAGTGCACCGTGACGGTTGGCTCGGGCACGGCGACCGACGGCCAGATCGCCTGCAGCTGA
- a CDS encoding prepilin-type N-terminal cleavage/methylation domain-containing protein gives MSVNNRKGFTLIELLIVVVIIGILASIAIPKFAATKDKAKLASVKTDIRNIITGQEAYFADYATYTNTLPNTIFQASQGNTANASANATSFTATVTNASISTNPKQCTVTVGSGAATDGVISCS, from the coding sequence ATGTCGGTCAATAATCGGAAGGGCTTCACGCTCATTGAATTGCTGATTGTTGTGGTGATCATCGGCATTCTTGCGTCGATCGCCATTCCGAAGTTCGCTGCCACCAAGGACAAGGCGAAGCTGGCGTCGGTGAAGACTGACATCCGGAATATCATCACCGGACAGGAAGCGTATTTCGCCGATTACGCGACCTACACCAACACGCTGCCGAACACGATCTTCCAGGCTTCCCAGGGCAACACGGCGAACGCTTCGGCGAACGCCACGTCCTTCACGGCGACCGTCACCAACGCGTCGATCAGCACCAACCCGAAGCAGTGCACCGTAACGGTCGGGTCGGGAGCGGCCACGGATGGGGTGATCAGCTGCAGCTGA